The genomic window CTGGCTCGACGGGCGGGCGACCGAGCAGCGCCCCTCATGGGGTTACCAGCGGGCGATGGGGGAGCGGCTGGCCGTGGCCACGGCGGCGCTGGACATCCAGACCGGCGGCGGCGAGGTGCTCGCCGGTGTGCCCAGGATGCCGCCGCTGATGGCCGCCACCGAATCCTGGCCGCCGAATCTGGCCAAGGCCACCGCGCTGCTGCACCCGCGCGGCGCCGTCGTGGTCGCCGACCAGGACGAGCCGCCGCTGCCCTTCGCCGGCGCGGCCTTCGACCTGGTGGTCAGCCGGCACCCGGTCACCGTGTGGTGGGACGAGATCGCCCGGGTGCTGCGGCCCGGCGGCACGTACTTCTCCCAGCAGGTCGGCCCGGCCAGCGGTGTCGAGCTGGTGGAGTTCTTCCTGGGGCCGCAGCCCGGCGCGCGCGACGGTGGCCCGCGCCACCCGGACCGGGCCAGGGAGCGCCTGCGGGCAGCCGGCCTTGAGCTGGTCCAGCTGCGGCCCGAGACGCTGCGGATGGAGTTCCGCGACATCGGCGCGGTCGTGTACTTCCTGCGCAAGGTGATCTGGATGGTGCCCGGCTTCACCGTCGACCGCTACCGGGACCGGCTGCGCGAGCTGCACGACCGCATCACCGCCGAGGGCCCGTTCGTCACCCGCTCCACCCGCATGCTGGTCGAGGCCCGCAAGCCGGCGGCGTGACCCGGCCGGACACCGGCGCACGGGGAAGGGGCCGCCGTCCCGGGTCAGGACGGCGGCCCCTCGGGTCACCGTGTCGGATCAGCCGTCAGTCGCCCGGCCTGCCTCCGGTTACGGGTACGACGTCACTGTCGACGGCGTCGTGCCGGTGCCGGAGGTTCCCGGACCGGTGTTGTTGATGACATGGGCGTATTGGCCCATCCCGCCGAGCGAGACCACCAGCAGGTCGTGGAACTTGACCCCCGCGGTGGTCGGCGCCTCGAACCCGTGATCCTGGATGATCGACGGATCCGCGGTGTAGTTGCAGTAGCTGCCCAGGCCCCAGCCCTCGTGCGTGGTGACGTTGTCGTCCACCTTGTACGCGGCGAAGCCCCGGACACTGCCGTTCTGCACCGCCGCCTGGTTCGGGGCGTCGTACGCCTTCTCGTTCTGGAAGAAGATCGTTCTGCCGTTCTGGCCGTGCCACTCCACGTCGTACTTCTTGAAGTGCTCCACGAACAGACCGGTGGCCAGCACGTTGTTGCCGTTCACCTTCAGGCCGATGTCGGCCGGGTTGACCGTCCAGCCTGTTGGTGCGCTTCCGTGGTCGGCCCGCCAGATCCAGGTGTGGTCGATGATCACGTCGTTGCTGTTGATCTCGAACGCGGTCTGCGCCTGGGCCGCACGCGCGCCGCCGACCCGGACGAAGACGTCCTGGATGGTGGTCGGGTTGGACGCGTGGCTCGCGGTCGAACCCTGCGCGCCGACCTGCAGCAGCTGCGGCGAGTTGCCCGCACCCGCGTCGATCAGGAAGCCGGCCAGCCGGACGCCGTCGACGTCCGAGACCTTCACCGCGTCGACCCCGTTGTCCGGGACGATCGTGGCGTAACCGAGCCCGAGCACCACGGTGTTGGCGCGGGTCACGTTGATCGGCTGGTCCACGTGGTAGATACCCGGCGTGAAGACCAGGTTCAGGCCCTGGGCCAGCGCCGCGTTGATGGTCGCCGCGGACACGCCCGGCTTCGCCACGTAGAACTGGCTCAGCGGGAGCGAGGTACCCGGGGTGTTCGGCCACGACACGCCACTGGCGTTGGTGCGCAGGTTCGGCACGAACACCGCGTAGTTGCCGCTGCTGTCCAGGTACATGTACGGCTTCTCGCGCGACTCGGGGGTGGTGTTCAGCGTCGTGTAGACCGGGTTCGGGAAGCCCTGCGCCGGAGCGCCCTGGACGCCCGAGAACACCATGTTCCACACGCCGTTGGTCCAGCCGCCGATGGAGCTGTCGCGGGTGTACCACTGCTGCTGCGAGTACGGGCCGACGGTGCCGTCGATCTTGCTGTCGGCGATGTAGCCGCCGGACGCCCAGCCGTAGCCGTTGGGCGCCAGGTTCAGGCCGCCCTCGACGTGGATACGGCGGAAGGGCGCGGCCTGCGCGACCGCCCACCGGTCGGTGCCGTTGACCGGTTTGACGGCCAGGTTCTCCACCGAACGCCAGAAGTTCTGGGTGGCGTTGCCGTTGAACCAGCCCGCGTCCACGGTGATGTCACCGTTGATCTGGACGTCGTCGGGGTTGCGGCCCAGGCCGGAGACCGAGGTGTAGAAGCCGACCTGGTCGTTGAGCCCGTTGTAGGTGCCCGGCTTGAAGAACACCTGGTAGCGGGCGTCGCCGAACTGGTTGCCCTCCTGCTGCTGGAAGATCGTGTCCAGCTGGCCCTGGATGTTCGGGGTCGAGGGGTCGAAGACCTTGACGTTGGAGCCGAGGTCGCCGCCGCCCTGGATCGGGCCGCCGGGGTCGGTGGGCGGAGGCGTGGTGGTGCCGCCGCCACCTGCGGTGCCGTAGACCTGGAACTCCCACAGCGAGTAGCCGTAGCCGGTGGCGCGGGTGGTCCCGTAGACCCGGACGTACCGGCCGGAGCCGGAGACGTTCAGCGTCTGGTTGCCGCCGGTGCCGGTGGTGGTGGAGTAGACGTCGGTCCAGCTCGAACCGTCAGCCGAGGTCTGGATCTTGAAGGCCTTGCCGTACGCGGACTCCCAGTTGAGCGTCACCGAGCTGATGGTGTCGGTGGCGCCGAGGTCGACCTGCAGCCACTGCGGGTCGGCGGCGGCGCTGGACCAGCGGGTGGCGGTGTTGCCGTCCACCGCCGCGGACGCCGGGGTGCCGGCGTTCTCGGTCGAGGAGGCGGTGGCTGTCTTGCCCTGAGAGAGCAGGGTGCCGGAGGCCGGCGGGGTGCTGCCGCCACCGGTGGAGCCGTAGACCTGGAACTCCCACAGCGAGTAGCCGTAGCCGGTGGCGCGGGCGGTTCCGTACATCCGGACAAAGCGCCCGGAACCGTTTACGGCAAGTGTCTGGTTGCCGCCGGTGCCCGTCGTGGTGGAGTAGACGTCGGTCCAGTTCGAACCGTCCGTCGAGGTCTGGATCTTGAAGGCCTTGCCGTAGGCCGTCTCCCAGTTGAGGGTGACGGACGAGATGGTGTCGGTGGCGCCGAGGTCGACCTGCAGCCACTGCGGGTCGGCGGCGGCGCTGGACCAGCGGGTGCCGGTGTTGCCGTCCACCGCCGCGGACGCCGGGGTGCCGGCGTTCTCGGACGAGGAGGCGGTGGCGGTCTTGCCCTGCGACAGCAGGGTGTCGGCGGCATGCGCGGAGCGCATGGGCACGAAGAGCAGCAGCGAGGCGATCAGCGCCGTGATGACCGCCGCGGCCGTCTTGCGCCGGTTCGACAACACCGAGGTTCTCAGCGCGGTCGTACCGGTGGGGGGAGCGAGCATGGGCAACTCTCCTGGTTCCACAGGTGGGGGAGCAGTGGGTGCGCGTCCGGCCGTCCCGCGGCCGGACGAGGAAAACAGGTGCCGTTCACGTCCCGGTGAGCGCGATCCACCGGAAACCCGGTGGCAATGAGAGCGCTCTCCCGACACACACGGCGATGTTTCTCCCTGTGTTTCATCCATGTCAAGAGTTGTGCGCAAAGCCGGGGCGGCGAAAAGGGGAAGCCTCCCCAAGTCCGGCAAATGGCCCGTAACTTGCGACAGAGCTTGAACTTGACCCGGTGACCAGCGCGTATCGCAGAGGGTGTTCGGAAAACCCCGCGGTCGTCACTCTTGCCGCACCTCGGTCGGGCAAGGGGCGGACGGTGAACTGGTCGTGACGCGCCTTCAGTTCGTGAACGCGGAAGCGGGCCGGTCCCGTTCTGGCGCCCCGTCAGGCGACCAGCGGCCCGCGCAGCGCCGCGCGCGCGGCTTCGCGGTCGCCCTTCCACGCCAGGC from Streptomyces sp. NBC_01198 includes these protein-coding regions:
- a CDS encoding discoidin domain-containing protein, with product MLAPPTGTTALRTSVLSNRRKTAAAVITALIASLLLFVPMRSAHAADTLLSQGKTATASSSENAGTPASAAVDGNTGTRWSSAAADPQWLQVDLGATDTISSVTLNWETAYGKAFKIQTSTDGSNWTDVYSTTTGTGGNQTLAVNGSGRFVRMYGTARATGYGYSLWEFQVYGSTGGGSTPPASGTLLSQGKTATASSTENAGTPASAAVDGNTATRWSSAAADPQWLQVDLGATDTISSVTLNWESAYGKAFKIQTSADGSSWTDVYSTTTGTGGNQTLNVSGSGRYVRVYGTTRATGYGYSLWEFQVYGTAGGGGTTTPPPTDPGGPIQGGGDLGSNVKVFDPSTPNIQGQLDTIFQQQEGNQFGDARYQVFFKPGTYNGLNDQVGFYTSVSGLGRNPDDVQINGDITVDAGWFNGNATQNFWRSVENLAVKPVNGTDRWAVAQAAPFRRIHVEGGLNLAPNGYGWASGGYIADSKIDGTVGPYSQQQWYTRDSSIGGWTNGVWNMVFSGVQGAPAQGFPNPVYTTLNTTPESREKPYMYLDSSGNYAVFVPNLRTNASGVSWPNTPGTSLPLSQFYVAKPGVSAATINAALAQGLNLVFTPGIYHVDQPINVTRANTVVLGLGYATIVPDNGVDAVKVSDVDGVRLAGFLIDAGAGNSPQLLQVGAQGSTASHASNPTTIQDVFVRVGGARAAQAQTAFEINSNDVIIDHTWIWRADHGSAPTGWTVNPADIGLKVNGNNVLATGLFVEHFKKYDVEWHGQNGRTIFFQNEKAYDAPNQAAVQNGSVRGFAAYKVDDNVTTHEGWGLGSYCNYTADPSIIQDHGFEAPTTAGVKFHDLLVVSLGGMGQYAHVINNTGPGTSGTGTTPSTVTSYP
- a CDS encoding class I SAM-dependent methyltransferase; translation: MARDFDELLAEAGTVSVDGWDFSWLDGRATEQRPSWGYQRAMGERLAVATAALDIQTGGGEVLAGVPRMPPLMAATESWPPNLAKATALLHPRGAVVVADQDEPPLPFAGAAFDLVVSRHPVTVWWDEIARVLRPGGTYFSQQVGPASGVELVEFFLGPQPGARDGGPRHPDRARERLRAAGLELVQLRPETLRMEFRDIGAVVYFLRKVIWMVPGFTVDRYRDRLRELHDRITAEGPFVTRSTRMLVEARKPAA